The following are encoded in a window of Sminthopsis crassicaudata isolate SCR6 chromosome 3, ASM4859323v1, whole genome shotgun sequence genomic DNA:
- the ODAD1 gene encoding outer dynein arm-docking complex subunit 1 isoform X2, whose product MPLAASVRSEDSEAYLDSSEGELSRLQRQCRVMEAERQAYSRETQQRIHKQMVEICRLQQEQAELQVKMNISQNQARRFLEQAREKGLRGLLDRRQQLYKEVVKEQQHLKKLDQQIAKWETRVLLQLKELRGPGLVLKRKAQNLHRVMILENQLNRAITRFDTQLVRNRDLREELGLLHIQRNRFLHINHQLKKELNDIRSDIQSHIDNSNSAFDAREEAKLKLSQLQEKLHKDVSQYNAELQVIQRQICHLEQLHKFLVTKNQERLVDAEVLEARRKREREVAEGLRKTSHEKAIIQYEEVLEKLAEITGQVSAEDIFHTYLENEEKNFAEFTFINEQNSEMEKLKEDIQEIQDAVTQLTLAQEEADKGVQYQQLQELEQRKMDLEKEAEMVETKHNNLKNILEQLKEAIQSLFYKAKCDDSKLKQLLGGSHVGNKIMELLLSLIEQRVIDLLAAQAFDSFSMESPTYNPQATALRLLGQTAEVVPKKASLPQPPTMEDPVGMELTGDRPLNPDELKNLVLKMVQDRELSKEQMPVNLGFGRKAEKSIV is encoded by the exons ATGCCTCTGGCCGCCAGCGTGCGCTCGGAGGACAGCGAAGCCTATCTGGACAGCTCAG AGGGGGAGCTGAGCCGCCTGCAGAGACAATGCCGGGTGATGGAGGCCGAGCGGCAGGCTTACAGCAGGGAGACCCAGCAGCGGATCCACAAGCAAAT GGTGGAGATCTGCAGGCTGCAGCAGGAACAGGCCGAGCTTCAAGTGAAGATGAACATCTCGCAGAACCAAGCGCGCAGGTTCCTGGAACAGGCCCGGGAGAAGGGTCTTCGGGGCCTCCTGGATCGCCGGCAGCAGCTGTACAAGGAGGTGGTCAAGGAGCAGCAGCATCTGAAGAAGCTGGACCAACAG ATTGCCAAGTGGGAGACCCGAGTGTTGCTGCAGCTGAAGGAGCTCAGGGGCCCCGGGCTTGTCCTGAAGAGGAAGGCCCAGAACCTGCACAGGGTGATGATCTTGGAGAACCAGCTGAACCGG GCCATCACGCGCTTTGACACCCAGCTGGTGAGGAACAGAGACCTCCGGGAAGAGCTGGGTCTGCTGCACATCCAGAGAAACCGCTTTCTGCACATCAACCACCAGCTGAAGAAG GAGCTGAATGACATCCGCTCCGACATTCAATCCCACATCGACAACTCCAATTCGGCCTTCGATGCCAG GGAGGAAGCCAAGCTGAAGCTGAGCCAGCTGCAGGAGAAGCTGCACAAGGACGTGAGCCAGTACAACGCCGAGCTGCAGGTGATCCAGAGGCAGATCTGCCACCTCGAGCAGCTGCACAAGTTCCTGGTCACCAAGAACCAGGAGCGCTTGGTGGACGCCGAGGTGCTGGAGGCCCGGCGCAAGCGGG AGCGGGAGGTGGCCGAGGGCCTCCGCAAGACCTCGCACGAGAAGGCCATCATCCAGTACGAGGAGGTGCTGGAGAAGCTGGCCGAGATAACGGGCCAGGTCAGCGCAGAGGACATCTTCCACACGTACTTGGAAA ATGAAGAGAAAAACTTTGCGGAGTTCACCTTTATCAACGAGCAGAACTCGGAGATGGAGAAACTCAAAGAGGATATCCAGGAG ATCCAGGATGCCGTAACCCAGTTGACCTTGGCCCAGGAAGAGGCTGACAAGGGGGTCCAGTACCAGCAGCTGCAAGAGCTGGAGCAGCGGAAGATGGACTTGGAGAAGGAGGCTGAGATGGTGGAGACCAAGCACAACAACCTGAAAAACATCCTAGAGCAGCTCAAGGAGG CAATCCAGTCTCTGTTCTACAAGGCCAAGTGTGACGACTCTAAGCTCAAACAGCTGCTGGGAGGCAGCCACGTGGGGAACAAGATCATGGAGCTGCTCCTCAGCCTCATTGAGCAGCGGGTGATTGACCTGCTGGCCGCCCAGGCCTTCGACAGCTTCTCCATG GAATCCCCCACCTACAACCCCCAGGCCACTGCTCTCAGGCTTCTGGGCCAGACTGCCGAGGTTGTCCCAAAGAAGGCCTCTCTCCCACAGCCCCCCACCAT GGAGGATCCTGTGGGGATGGAGCTGACAGGAGATCGACCCCTGAATCCGGACGAGTTGAAAAACCTGGTCCTCAAGATG GTCCAGGATCGGGAACTGAGCAAGGAGCAGATGCCTGTGAACTTGGGGTTCGGCAGGAAGGCGGAGAAGTCCATTGTGTAA
- the ODAD1 gene encoding outer dynein arm-docking complex subunit 1 isoform X1 — protein MSRTSAMSRTSSAYLAPRSHVPYLNLPPPPEPRSSFFPQASMPLAASVRSEDSEAYLDSSEGELSRLQRQCRVMEAERQAYSRETQQRIHKQMVEICRLQQEQAELQVKMNISQNQARRFLEQAREKGLRGLLDRRQQLYKEVVKEQQHLKKLDQQIAKWETRVLLQLKELRGPGLVLKRKAQNLHRVMILENQLNRAITRFDTQLVRNRDLREELGLLHIQRNRFLHINHQLKKELNDIRSDIQSHIDNSNSAFDAREEAKLKLSQLQEKLHKDVSQYNAELQVIQRQICHLEQLHKFLVTKNQERLVDAEVLEARRKREREVAEGLRKTSHEKAIIQYEEVLEKLAEITGQVSAEDIFHTYLENEEKNFAEFTFINEQNSEMEKLKEDIQEIQDAVTQLTLAQEEADKGVQYQQLQELEQRKMDLEKEAEMVETKHNNLKNILEQLKEAIQSLFYKAKCDDSKLKQLLGGSHVGNKIMELLLSLIEQRVIDLLAAQAFDSFSMESPTYNPQATALRLLGQTAEVVPKKASLPQPPTMEDPVGMELTGDRPLNPDELKNLVLKMVQDRELSKEQMPVNLGFGRKAEKSIV, from the exons ATGTCCCGGACGTCCGCCATGTCCCGGACGTCATCCGCGTACTTAGCCCCCCGCTCCCATGTTCCCTACCTGAATCTTCCACCTCCCCCGGAGCCCCGAAGTAGCTTTTTTCCCCAGGCCAGCATGCCTCTGGCCGCCAGCGTGCGCTCGGAGGACAGCGAAGCCTATCTGGACAGCTCAG AGGGGGAGCTGAGCCGCCTGCAGAGACAATGCCGGGTGATGGAGGCCGAGCGGCAGGCTTACAGCAGGGAGACCCAGCAGCGGATCCACAAGCAAAT GGTGGAGATCTGCAGGCTGCAGCAGGAACAGGCCGAGCTTCAAGTGAAGATGAACATCTCGCAGAACCAAGCGCGCAGGTTCCTGGAACAGGCCCGGGAGAAGGGTCTTCGGGGCCTCCTGGATCGCCGGCAGCAGCTGTACAAGGAGGTGGTCAAGGAGCAGCAGCATCTGAAGAAGCTGGACCAACAG ATTGCCAAGTGGGAGACCCGAGTGTTGCTGCAGCTGAAGGAGCTCAGGGGCCCCGGGCTTGTCCTGAAGAGGAAGGCCCAGAACCTGCACAGGGTGATGATCTTGGAGAACCAGCTGAACCGG GCCATCACGCGCTTTGACACCCAGCTGGTGAGGAACAGAGACCTCCGGGAAGAGCTGGGTCTGCTGCACATCCAGAGAAACCGCTTTCTGCACATCAACCACCAGCTGAAGAAG GAGCTGAATGACATCCGCTCCGACATTCAATCCCACATCGACAACTCCAATTCGGCCTTCGATGCCAG GGAGGAAGCCAAGCTGAAGCTGAGCCAGCTGCAGGAGAAGCTGCACAAGGACGTGAGCCAGTACAACGCCGAGCTGCAGGTGATCCAGAGGCAGATCTGCCACCTCGAGCAGCTGCACAAGTTCCTGGTCACCAAGAACCAGGAGCGCTTGGTGGACGCCGAGGTGCTGGAGGCCCGGCGCAAGCGGG AGCGGGAGGTGGCCGAGGGCCTCCGCAAGACCTCGCACGAGAAGGCCATCATCCAGTACGAGGAGGTGCTGGAGAAGCTGGCCGAGATAACGGGCCAGGTCAGCGCAGAGGACATCTTCCACACGTACTTGGAAA ATGAAGAGAAAAACTTTGCGGAGTTCACCTTTATCAACGAGCAGAACTCGGAGATGGAGAAACTCAAAGAGGATATCCAGGAG ATCCAGGATGCCGTAACCCAGTTGACCTTGGCCCAGGAAGAGGCTGACAAGGGGGTCCAGTACCAGCAGCTGCAAGAGCTGGAGCAGCGGAAGATGGACTTGGAGAAGGAGGCTGAGATGGTGGAGACCAAGCACAACAACCTGAAAAACATCCTAGAGCAGCTCAAGGAGG CAATCCAGTCTCTGTTCTACAAGGCCAAGTGTGACGACTCTAAGCTCAAACAGCTGCTGGGAGGCAGCCACGTGGGGAACAAGATCATGGAGCTGCTCCTCAGCCTCATTGAGCAGCGGGTGATTGACCTGCTGGCCGCCCAGGCCTTCGACAGCTTCTCCATG GAATCCCCCACCTACAACCCCCAGGCCACTGCTCTCAGGCTTCTGGGCCAGACTGCCGAGGTTGTCCCAAAGAAGGCCTCTCTCCCACAGCCCCCCACCAT GGAGGATCCTGTGGGGATGGAGCTGACAGGAGATCGACCCCTGAATCCGGACGAGTTGAAAAACCTGGTCCTCAAGATG GTCCAGGATCGGGAACTGAGCAAGGAGCAGATGCCTGTGAACTTGGGGTTCGGCAGGAAGGCGGAGAAGTCCATTGTGTAA
- the EMP3 gene encoding epithelial membrane protein 3 has translation MSLLLVAVSALHVLILILLFVATLDKSWWILPGNDSLNLWKECLSYSNQSVPEIWVCSNVSENGWLKAVQALMVLSLVFCCLSFVLFMFQLYNMKRGGLFYATGVCQLCTSVSVFTGALIYALHVREFHHPDGSFGYCFALAWVAFPLALASGIIYIHLRKRE, from the exons ATGTCCCTGCTCCTCGTGGCCGTGTCCGCCCTGCACGTCCTCATCCTCATCCTGCTCTTCGTGGCCACCCTGGACAAG TCGTGGTGGATCCTCCCTGGCAATGACTCACTGAACCTCTGGAAGGAGTGTCTGAGCTACTCGAACCAGTCGGTCCCCGAGATCTGGGTGTGCAGCAACGTCAGTGAGAACG GCTGGCTGAAGGCGGTCCAGGCGCTCATGGTGCTGTCCCTGGTGTTCTGCTGCCTCTCCTTCGTGCTCTTCATGTTCCAGCTGTACAACATGAAGCGCGGGGGCCTCTTCTACGCCACGGGCGTCTGCCAGCTCTGCACCA GTGTGTCAGTGTTCACCGGGGCCCTCATCTACGCCCTGCACGTCCGGGAGTTCCACCATCCCGACGGCTCCTTCGGCTACTGCTTCGCCCTGGCCTGGGTGGCGTTTCCCCTGGCACTGGCCAGCGGCATCATTTACATCCACTTGAGGAAGCGAGAGTGA